The genomic stretch CCTCTGCCAAGTATTCTGCAGCAGCTCTACTTACTCTCTCTGCTCCTGCCTTCTTCAATATTCTTTCAAATGGTGCTACTGGTAACTCTCCCATTATATCACCTCAAAATTTTATAAGAGTTTTTATTAAATTTGCAGTATTTAAAATTTTCGGTTTATGGTGACTATTGGAAAAGGGATGACATTATAATACTTCTTTAGTGATTTTACAAATTGTTTAAATAATCTAATTCTTTAAGAATTTAGATATGTTTATATAAGTTTAACCTTCTCTTTAATTTTTTTAATTTCTTCTATTTTAGCAATAGTTTTTGGATGCTTTGGGAGATAAGGACATTTTATTTCTTTTTCAGTTGATATATCATAAGTTTCAATATCTTTGGCAATTTTTACAATATCATCTTTATCAAAACCAATTAAAGGTCTCAAAGTTAAATAATTTATTACATCATCAATAACTTTAAGGTTTTTTAATGTTTGTGAAGCTACTTGTCCTAAATTATCTCCAGTAACTATAGCATTGCAACCTAAGTATTTAGCATACTTTTCTGCAATTTTTAACATCTTTCTTTTACAAAATATGCATGTATAGTTTTCCTTTTTAATGCTCTTTAACTTTTCTACTATATCTTCAATGTCTTTTTTGTAGTCATAGACAACAAATTCTAATTGAGTGTCGTAATCACTTAAAACCTCGACAATTTTTCTAACTTTGTTTAAAGATTCTTCATTCATCTTCAAGTGTAATAATACTACATTACAACCTCTTCTAATCATCATAAATGCCGCTACTGGACTGTCTATACCATCAGAGATTAAACATAAAACTTTTCCTTGACTACCTACTGGCAATCCTCCAAATCCTTCATACTTTTCTGTAAATAAATAGGCATTATCTTTTAAAATCTCAATTCCTAAAACAATGTCTGGATTAGTTAGATCTACTTCCAATCCAAGTTTTTCGACTATTGCCTCTCCAACTATTCTATTAACTTCTGGAGATGTGTATGGAAAACTTTTGTTACTTCTCTTAGTTTTAACAGCAAAGGTTATTTTTTCTTTATTAATCTCTTTTAATTTCTTCCTTATTATTTGAACTGCATAATTAACAATTTCGTTAATGTTTAAAGGACACACATAAACAGGGCTATATGAAACAATGCCCGGAACTTTTTTTAATAATTTTATTGCTAATTCCTCCTTACCTTTTGTATTTACTTTAACTAACAATCTCCAATGCAGTATTTTAACATCTACATCAATTTCATACTTTCTAAATAATTTTATAATGTTTTTTCTTAAAATTTCTATTAAATTTTTTCTTATAACTTCAGATTTTAATCCAATCTCCCCATATCTAACTAAGATTTCCATAATTTCACCTAAAATTAAGCCCTCTCATCTTTTGCGTATGCAATTATTCCATTTATTATAGAAACTGCCACAGGAGTTCCTCCTTTTGGGCCTATAGTTGTTATATTTGGAATATCTAACTTCCTAAGATTTTCCTTAGATTCTGACGCTTGGACAAAACCAACAGGAACGCCAATAACTAATTTTGGCTTTATATTTTCCTCTTTAATTAATCTTATTACTTCAAATAGTGCAGTTGGAGAATTTCCTATAACAACAATTCCTCCATCTATTAAATCTTTGGCAAACCTCATTGATGCCATAGCCCTTGTAATTCCTTCTTTTTTAGCAACATCATAAACTTTTGGATGATCTATATAGCAATGAACATTATCATACCTTATTCCAACTTTAATCATATTCACATCAGTAACTATTGGAGTTTTGTTTTTTATTGCTTTAATTCCACTCTCTATTGGATTATTTTTAAAAACTAAAAGTTTTGCGTATTCTGGATCTGCAGTAGCATGAACTACCCTCTCAATAATTCCTAATTCTTTCTCATTAAATTGATTTATTTTATCTCCTAAAACTTCTTTTATTTTTTTTCTAACGATTTCTCTTGATTTATTAGCAATGTTTAAGCCATCTTTTGATATTGCCCCCATAAAATCCACAATAACCACCATTAAAAAGTAAAAAATAGATTGAAAATAAAATAATGGAAAAATTTATTTAATATTCTTTATTTCTTAAAGTTTTTATAACGTTATCTACAATTTCTGGAGCCAATCCAATATATGTTTTTGGATCCATCAATTTTTCTATTTCTTCTTTTGTTAAATACTTCATAACATCCTCATCCTCTAATAATACCTCTTTTAAATGTCTATCTTCTTCATACGCCTTCATCGCACATCTTCTAACGACTTCATGAGCTGTCTGCCTTCCCATTCCTCTTTTAGCTAACTCAATCATTATTCTCTCAGCCATTATTAGCCCTTTTGTTAATTCCAAGTTTTTCTCAACATTTTTTATATTAACTTTTAGTTTTTTAATTCCTTTAATTGCTAATGTTAAAGTGTGATCTGTCAAAACGCAAACCTCTGCAAATATGCATCTTTCAGATGATGAATTTGTTAAATCTCTCTCTTCCCATAAAGGAATATTGTCCATTTCTGCAATACATAAGGATTTTATAACCCTTGATAAACCACAAATTTGTTCAAAAGTTATGGGGTTTCTTTTATGTGGCATTGTCGATGAACCTGTCTGCTTTGTTGGGTCAAATTCTTCCTCTAATTCTCCTATCTCAGTTCTTTGCATGTTTCTAACTGTAACTCCAATTTTATTTAAAGTTTGAGCAATTAAAGCTAATAAAAATACAAATTCAGCATGTCTATCTCTCTGTATAACCTGATTTGAAATTAAAACTGGCTCTAGGCCCAAGATTTCTGCAACTCTCTTATGGACTTCTAAACCTTTATCTCCCATTGCAGCCATTGTTCCTACTGCCCCAGTTATCATAGAAACGCATATTCTTTTCTTAGCCTCATTTAACCTCTCTAAGTGTCTGTCAATCTCAGCAGCCCATAAAGCAAATCTCATACCATAAGTTGTTGGAATTGCATGCTGTCCATGAGTTCTACCAACGCAGACTGTATATTTATGCTCTTCTGCCTTATTTAGTAAAATATCTCTTAACTCCTTTAATTTTTTTTCTATAATTTCTATAGACTCTTTTATTAGTAAAGAATTGGCAGTATCTACAATATCATTTGATGTAGCTCCAAAGTGTATATACTCTCCAGCATTTCCTTCGCAAACCTCTGCCAATGCTCTAATTATCGCTACAACATCGTGCTTTGTTTCTTTTTCAATTTCTTTAACTCTTTCTAACTTTAC from Methanocaldococcus lauensis encodes the following:
- the thiI gene encoding tRNA uracil 4-sulfurtransferase ThiI, which codes for MEILVRYGEIGLKSEVIRKNLIEILRKNIIKLFRKYEIDVDVKILHWRLLVKVNTKGKEELAIKLLKKVPGIVSYSPVYVCPLNINEIVNYAVQIIRKKLKEINKEKITFAVKTKRSNKSFPYTSPEVNRIVGEAIVEKLGLEVDLTNPDIVLGIEILKDNAYLFTEKYEGFGGLPVGSQGKVLCLISDGIDSPVAAFMMIRRGCNVVLLHLKMNEESLNKVRKIVEVLSDYDTQLEFVVYDYKKDIEDIVEKLKSIKKENYTCIFCKRKMLKIAEKYAKYLGCNAIVTGDNLGQVASQTLKNLKVIDDVINYLTLRPLIGFDKDDIVKIAKDIETYDISTEKEIKCPYLPKHPKTIAKIEEIKKIKEKVKLI
- a CDS encoding cobalt-precorrin-8 methylmutase, yielding MGAISKDGLNIANKSREIVRKKIKEVLGDKINQFNEKELGIIERVVHATADPEYAKLLVFKNNPIESGIKAIKNKTPIVTDVNMIKVGIRYDNVHCYIDHPKVYDVAKKEGITRAMASMRFAKDLIDGGIVVIGNSPTALFEVIRLIKEENIKPKLVIGVPVGFVQASESKENLRKLDIPNITTIGPKGGTPVAVSIINGIIAYAKDERA
- the purB gene encoding adenylosuccinate lyase, whose translation is MAVHPIDYRYGTPEMRRIWEEENKLEKMLKVEAALAKAQAELGLIPKEAAEEINRKASTKYVKLERVKEIEKETKHDVVAIIRALAEVCEGNAGEYIHFGATSNDIVDTANSLLIKESIEIIEKKLKELRDILLNKAEEHKYTVCVGRTHGQHAIPTTYGMRFALWAAEIDRHLERLNEAKKRICVSMITGAVGTMAAMGDKGLEVHKRVAEILGLEPVLISNQVIQRDRHAEFVFLLALIAQTLNKIGVTVRNMQRTEIGELEEEFDPTKQTGSSTMPHKRNPITFEQICGLSRVIKSLCIAEMDNIPLWEERDLTNSSSERCIFAEVCVLTDHTLTLAIKGIKKLKVNIKNVEKNLELTKGLIMAERIMIELAKRGMGRQTAHEVVRRCAMKAYEEDRHLKEVLLEDEDVMKYLTKEEIEKLMDPKTYIGLAPEIVDNVIKTLRNKEY